Within the Ranitomeya imitator isolate aRanImi1 chromosome 8, aRanImi1.pri, whole genome shotgun sequence genome, the region tatggcagtgttatgtaaAGTAGAATTATGTGTGCACTCTATGGGGGCATTATTTGTACTCTGTATGACGGTATTATTTAAAAGACTAGGTGGCGGTTTTATTTGGGCAATGAATGGCAGCATTTTGTAGAaattatatggcagtgttatataggAGCATCTTTGGCGACCGTATGGAGTTACTATTTCGGCACTGTATGATGCTATTATTGGGGGCAGAACGGTATTATTACACAGGCATAGTATGGAAGTATTATGTGTCATTATAGGAGTTTACttttttgctatttatttattaTGGAAACTATAAGAATAACAAGTAAAATAAGTTAAAGTCCGGACTTAAAGTGTTGGTTTCTTTTCCACATTTTGAGTAGAAGGGAGTAAACCGGTCAATACTCCACTGATTGAGAACAATGAGTCtgtcggatctggcgcaggcggtTTGATTTCCTCGCTGGCTTATGACCTTGGGCACAGCGCTTAATCTTATAATGTCCGCGGCTCAGGCAGGTTTGGGCTCATCAATAAAGAAAGGGACCTGACAGCACTGTAAACATTAGACAATAGGTAAAAAATACCGACACATAGAAACAGAACAGTCACCGATATAATCTCCGGATAAAACATCAGCGGAGGGAACAGGATTTATAGGCGATTATCCCGGTCCTTGTAAATGGCTCCGCACATCGGCAAAACAAAACCGGAGGACAATTATGTAATACTGATGTAACCGGAGGATAATGCGGCCTTAGGGTATTCAAAGTCAAAAAACTAAAAGTCTataaggagaaaaaaagaggccgaAAAGAGGATAAAGATATGTCCTACCTAACGATCCAATGTCTGCCTGTCTGGCCACTCTTGGAAATGAAGCAACGTTAATAAAACAAAAGAGCGCAAGTTCCCAGATCACAACCCAGTGATCTactacagaaaaaaaaggaaaataaaataattagaTCGCATCAGTCAGAACTTGTAATCCATTCACCTGATCGATCTGTGCATCTATCCACCTAACCTTCTATCCATCTCTTTCTATCCACCTTTCATTTTTTCTCGCTCACTCTTTTTCATCCTTCTTTCTCTTGTTCTCTATTTTTCCACCTTTCCAACCTTTTACCACTTTTCCATCCTTTTATCCACCCTTCTATCCATCCTTCCATCGTCCTTCCTTTCTTTCATCCATCCTActttccatccatccattcatcgatccttccatccttccatccatccttccatcGTCCTTCCTTCCTTTCATCCATCCTActttccatccatccattcatcgaTCCTTCCATCCATCCAGCCTTCcttccatccatccttccatccatccttccatcGTCCTTCCTTCCTTTCATCCATCCTActttccatccatccattcatcgaTCCTTCCATCCATCCAGCCTTCTTTCCATCCATCCTtctttccatccatccatccttcttTCCATCCATCCTtctttccatccatccatccttcttTCCATCCATCCTtctttccatccatccatccttcttTCCATCCATCCCTCTTTCCATCCATCCTTCTTTCCATCCATCCTtctttccatccatccatccttctttccatccatccatccttccattcATCCGTCtgtccttccttccttccatccatccatcctaaTAATTTATCTAGTCATCAATGTATCTTTCTATTAATGTATCCATTTATTTCTGAGTCCAGATCACAACCCAGTGATCTACTATAAGAAAAAAATGGAAGAGGCAGATCTCCAAAAATGGacggtgcagaaaaaaaaaaaaaatttgttttgccttttttttttttccattccattCACCTGATCCATCGATCCATTTATCTATTCATCCATCTCTCCATCACTCTTTCATTttctctacagtacagaccaaaagtttggacacaccttctcatttaaagatttttctgtattttcatgactatgaaaattgtacattcacactgaaggcatcaaaactatgaattaacacatgtggaattatatacttaacaaaaaagtgtgaaacagaaattatgtcttatattctaggttcttcaaagtagccaccttttgctttgatgactgctttgcacactcttggcattctcttgatgagcttcaagaggtagtcaccgggaatggttttcactgtcaggtttaaaggggacctgtcacctgaatttggcgtgtttgcgcaggcgtgtaaaacggaggacagagaatgaacttcaatccaatattgcggccagcatgcagccagcgggtaaggaaagggtgaatcaaacacctgaaaactccgcccatatgacccaaaacaggtcccgccaaattcaggtgacaggttccctttaaacctgacagggcacacctgtgaagtgaaaaccattccctgtgactacctcttgaagctcatcaagagaatgccaagagtgtgcaaagcagtcatcaaagcaaaaggtggctactttgaagaacctagaatataagacataatttcagttgtttcacactttttggttaagtatataattccacatgtgttaattcatagttttgatgccttcagtgtgaatgtacgattctcatagtcatgaaaatacagaaaaatctttacatgcgaaggtgtgtccaaacttttggtctgtactgtacgtctattcatttacttatttatatccatctatatatctattcttcCACACACCTATTGTTATCTATCCATACAACCATGTCTAGAGCTTTAGCTGCGGATTTAACGCTGCAGGGGTAAGAAGCTTTCAGAAATAGaaagttgttttatttttttattagtaaAGAAAATgtcaagtgaatgaacaaaagagaaatttacATCCCATCGGCATCTGGTGACTTCCTGTCgctttcactttgcattttgttaattgatagaaATAAACGATTAACACTTTATTATTAAGCATTCTTACGCTGCAGCATTTTTTCTACACCTGCCAAAGAAATTTGCAGAATACCGTCCGTCTATTCATCTAGTTACCGAGGCACAATGACATTGAGGAAGCTGTTTCTTGTTGGGTTACATCGGACCCCATTGTGGCCGCCTCTCGGATCACTGGGACCAGCAGTGAAGGGGTTATGGAGAACAAACAACGTGTAATAAGTTTAATCTGCGGGTTACAATGAGTGTAAATAACTGGCGTCCATTAGGAGGCTGCGGCCGCGGGTATCTGTCTGTTACATGGCACATGGGTGAAGGATGATGCCGGTTCTACACTATAAATTCACACTAATATGCGGCTAATGTGCTGTGGTGAGGCGGCCACACTTGGCTAGCCTGGAACCTTCATTGTTTGCACTGCGGTAAAACAAAAAGGTGCATTGCAAAAAGCGCAACCGATATTTTCCAGAGGTAATGGCAGCAGATGGGCCAAGGTTCATTAGCCGGGCTGGAGACCGCGCTCCGctccaggagacaacatttgtcctgtAATTATAGAAGCTGGCGATGTGCAACCGGCATAAAACTCAGATTACAGACACAACGTATGTACAGGGGTAATCCACAATATGggaaggggagaggggaaaaggGAAGGGGGAGATGGTTGGGGAGGCGGTTGGCGAGGCGGTTGGGGAGTCGGTTGGGGAGTCGGTTGGGGAGACGGTTGGGGAGTCGGTTGGGGAGACTGTTGGGGAGACGGTTGGTGAGTCGGTTGTAGAGGCGGTTGGCGAGGCGGTTGGGGAGTCGGTTGGGGAGTCGGTTGGGGAGTCGGTTGGGGAGACGGTTGGGGAGTCGGTTGGGGAGACGGTTGGGGAGACGGTTGGGGAGACGGTTGGCGAGGCGGTTGGCGAGGCGGTTGGGGAGTCGGTTGGGGAGACGGTTGGGGAGACGGTTGGGGAGACGGTTGGCGAGGCGGTTGGCGAGGCGGTTGGGGAGGCGGTTGGGGAGACGGTTGGGGAGACGGTTGGCGAGGCGGTTGGCGAGGCGGTTGGCGAGACGGTTGGCGAGGCGGTTGGGGAGACGGTTGGCGAGGCGGTTGGCGAGGCGGTTGGCGAGGCGGTTGGGGAGACGGTTGGGGAGACGGTTGGGGAGACGGTTGGGGAGGCGGTTGGCGAGGCGGTTGGGGAGGCGGTTGGGGAGTCGATTGGCGAGGCGGTTGGCGAGGCGGTTGGGGAGACGGTTGGGGAGACGGTTGGGGAGACGGTTGGGGGGACGTTGGGGAGTCGGTTGGGGAGACGGTTGGGGAGTCGGTTGGGGAGTCGGTTGGGGAGTCGGTTGGGGAGACGGTTAGGGAGACGGTTGGGGAGACGGTAGATGGATGTCGAGTTGGATAGATTGATGGCGAGTTGGATAGATTGATAGGTGGAGAGAATGAGTAGCACTTTTCCAAATTTGGATGGATGCAAACTCTCGAGGGCTGttaccaaaaaattatttttgtatgcCAGTTCTAAAAAAGGCAGCACTTCAAAATCAGATGTAAAATATACAGACTTTCATTGGAGCATTTGTAGACTTTTCAGCTCAGGGTGTTCAGCCTTTCTCCAGCCGATAGATGGAAGCCATAGACCAATAACAGGAGGTATGCCCCGGCGCCATTTCAGTATCCGGTCCCTCATCTACCATGCGCCATGTATAATGCCAGGGTCTCATTACACGACAGAGGGGTACTGGATCCTGTTGGGCACCAACGCCCGGGCGACTCCCACATAGTCGGGCCCTGGGGCGAACGCTTCTGGTGCAGGAGGCCGCAGTCTTACAGATGACAGAATCCGCCTCCCCGTCCTCGGACGCCGCCGTCGTATTTCCAGGGAGGATTAATTAGTTTGTTGGCACACAGTCACTAAAGAACGTTATTTTAGGCTGATAAAACAGCTCGCCCAAGGACGTAAGGATTAGAGCCAGAGGTTTGATCTTCAAAGTGTTTGATGCAAGAAGTGCAATCTCCACTTGTATAATACCAATCGCCTCGGAAAGTTTCCCACACAACTCTTCATTAAAGGGGACATTCAACCCACTACACACAAGCACTACAAAGCCTTTATAGTCTTTGGAtttcaacttttaattttttttttttttttattagaaggGTCTCTCCTGATCAGCTGCAATCAAGGATGGAACCAGGCAGCAAGAGTTCCATTTCTGCAGCGCCTCCGCAGGTCATATGAAGTACTGCATTGAAATGAATGAGTTACCTCTATTCCACATCTCGGGATATAAGACAGGAAATAAGcgaataaaatgaaaataatgcaTTAAAACCGTTCCTATATTGCAATGCAAGTAATATTACAGTTTAGTGCACTGTGCCTTTAACGGTGGCACACTACGGCGCGAGTGCGGCTCACGGCGCAGCTGAAGGGGAATGTTTTATTTTGCAGAAGGGGAATGTTTTATTTTGCAAAACATTTAAGTTACACTTGGAATCTATTCCATTCCTGCACCGGTTATGGCCCCGGTGATTAGAGCAGCACTTAGCCGGAACCTTCTGGAACAAAATCCGTCCgagtctttataaaaaaaaatctcagattACTACCCAGCAAGCAGTGCGGCACGACTtagagccccccacccccacccccagtCCCCCTACCCTCCATCTCTGTCTGGGACTGAAATAAGATTTGCTTCTCAGAAGAAGGAAGGGATTAAAAATGCCAATGATCTCCAAGGTCTGGAGGCGCCGCAGTCGTGCAAtgcaatatactttttttttttttttatcacagccacCAGTGAGTAACCAGGGTGGAACTACAAGTCTCTGCAGGCTCTGCTGCCTGCCACTACAGGAACATTCTCAACTTGTAAGCTGCAATACCACATGTGGCCACTTGACCACAGGGGTGCtgttggagaaaaaaaagaaaaaaaagaaaaccccTTTTCTTCCAttctggataaaccctttaaggaAGGTCTTCTTTCAGGTGGTTTGTCTAGAATTAAGACCCCCTTTTTTATTCTGCAGTTGATAATATAATGTACATTATATACGATAATTCACAAGACGTCTTTATGAACTTTATACATATATTACCGATCTAGCTGAATTTTTGACATAAAACTCATAAGGAACAAATATTT harbors:
- the LOC138648082 gene encoding circumsporozoite protein-like; the encoded protein is MVGEAVGEAVGESVGESVGETVGESVGETVGETVGESVVEAVGEAVGESVGESVGESVGETVGESVGETVGETVGETVGEAVGEAVGESVGETVGETVGETVGEAVGEAVGEAVGETVGETVGEAVGEAVGETVGEAVGETVGEAVGEAVGEAVGETVGETVGETVGEAVGEAVGEAVGESIGEAVGEAVGETVGETVGETVGGTLGSRLGRRLGSRLGSRLGSRLGRRLGRRLGRR